In Reichenbachiella agarivorans, one genomic interval encodes:
- a CDS encoding tRNA-binding protein, with translation MKNDLTWKEFERVDIRVGTVVSAEVFAEAIKPAYRLQIDFGELGVRKTSAQITKLYEPEQLVGRQVLAVVNFPPKQIANLMSECLVLGAVGTDGEVTLIRPDSTVMNGLKIG, from the coding sequence ATGAAAAACGATTTGACCTGGAAAGAATTTGAACGAGTGGATATTCGGGTTGGGACAGTTGTCAGTGCTGAGGTTTTTGCAGAGGCGATCAAGCCTGCCTACCGATTGCAAATTGACTTTGGAGAACTGGGTGTCCGCAAGACTTCTGCCCAAATCACGAAATTGTATGAACCTGAACAATTGGTAGGAAGACAAGTACTGGCTGTTGTCAATTTTCCACCCAAGCAGATTGCCAACTTGATGAGTGAGTGTCTGGTGCTAGGTGCGGTAGGGACAGACGGGGAGGTGACCTTGATTCGTCCCGATAGCACAGTCATGAATGGACTGAAAATCGGGTGA
- the tpx gene encoding thiol peroxidase, translated as MSTITLKGNEIHTSSQLPAVGTKAADFKLVKSDLSTASLADYAGQKVILNIFPSIDTGTCATSVRKFNEKAAGLENTKVLCISRDLPFAQGRFCGAEGIANVDTLSDFVDGSFGKAYGLDIIDGPLKGLHSRCIVVLDTDGKVIYTEQVAETTEEPNYDKALAAL; from the coding sequence ATGTCGACTATTACACTAAAAGGAAACGAAATCCATACCTCAAGTCAACTACCAGCTGTAGGCACAAAAGCCGCAGATTTCAAATTGGTCAAATCAGACTTGTCAACAGCCAGTTTGGCAGATTATGCAGGACAGAAAGTTATTTTGAACATTTTCCCAAGTATTGATACGGGAACATGTGCCACCTCTGTGAGGAAATTCAATGAAAAAGCCGCAGGATTAGAAAACACGAAAGTATTGTGCATTTCTAGGGACTTGCCTTTTGCGCAGGGCAGATTCTGTGGTGCTGAAGGGATCGCCAATGTAGATACGCTTTCAGATTTTGTGGATGGGTCTTTTGGCAAAGCCTATGGACTAGACATCATCGACGGCCCTCTCAAAGGACTTCACTCTCGATGCATTGTGGTTTTGGATACAGATGGAAAAGTAATCTATACTGAACAGGTCGCAGAAACTACCGAAGAACCCAACTACGACAAGGCACTAGCGGCACTTTGA
- a CDS encoding circularly permuted type 2 ATP-grasp protein has protein sequence MEEKILQSYRVKEHLLDEVFDHNGTIKKPYKKLYSHFNKYNSEDFRKVNDATKLSFLMQGITFATYAENPKGTERIFPFDLMPRIITSTEWAELEKGLIQRNLAINLFLKDIYNDKKILKDKVVPSELIFSSVNYNKYMVDFEPPGGIYNHISGTDLIKHSDGKFYVLEDNVRCPSGVSYVLSNRDALKKALSLLFKELRVGTVFDYAEALSTCLHSVAPEGVDSATCAVLTPGMYNAAYFEHSFLAQSMGLQLVEGRDLFVDHGFLYMKTIYGKKKLDVLYRRVDDEFLDPLVYRADSMLGVPGLMDVYRQGNVSIINAPGTGASDDKAVYSFIPQIIKYYLDEDPILNNVHTYQCEIPAEMDHVLNNMENLVIKPVDQSGGYGIFIGSGASKAEIEEMKQKIKSDPREYVAQPIMNLSTHSTFIEESNCFEPRHVDLRAFTLLGHDYQYILKGGLTRVALKKDSLIVNSSQGGGSKDTWVADVE, from the coding sequence ATGGAGGAAAAAATATTACAGTCATATCGGGTCAAAGAACACCTCTTGGATGAGGTTTTTGACCATAACGGAACGATCAAAAAACCCTATAAAAAACTTTACAGTCACTTTAATAAGTACAATTCGGAGGACTTCAGGAAAGTCAATGACGCGACCAAATTATCCTTCTTGATGCAAGGGATCACGTTTGCGACCTATGCGGAAAACCCCAAGGGTACGGAGAGGATTTTTCCGTTTGACCTGATGCCACGAATCATCACGAGTACAGAATGGGCAGAGTTGGAAAAGGGATTGATTCAGAGAAATTTGGCGATCAACCTGTTTTTGAAGGATATCTATAACGATAAGAAAATTCTCAAGGATAAGGTCGTCCCTTCGGAGTTGATATTTTCCTCTGTGAATTACAACAAGTACATGGTAGATTTTGAGCCTCCAGGAGGAATCTATAACCATATCTCGGGTACGGATTTGATCAAACACAGCGATGGCAAATTTTATGTCCTAGAGGATAATGTCAGATGTCCCTCTGGAGTGAGCTATGTATTGAGCAATCGCGACGCACTCAAAAAGGCTTTGTCCCTTTTGTTTAAGGAGCTCCGTGTTGGGACGGTCTTTGATTATGCAGAGGCATTGTCTACCTGTCTTCATTCTGTAGCGCCAGAGGGCGTAGATAGTGCCACATGTGCGGTATTGACGCCAGGTATGTACAATGCCGCTTACTTCGAACATAGCTTCTTGGCGCAAAGCATGGGATTACAGCTAGTCGAGGGGCGAGATTTGTTTGTGGATCATGGCTTTTTGTACATGAAGACCATCTATGGCAAGAAGAAACTGGATGTACTCTATCGTCGAGTGGATGATGAGTTTTTGGATCCATTGGTGTACCGTGCTGATTCTATGCTCGGCGTACCAGGATTGATGGATGTCTATAGACAGGGCAATGTCAGTATCATCAATGCTCCTGGTACAGGTGCATCTGATGACAAGGCGGTTTATTCTTTCATTCCTCAAATCATCAAGTATTACTTGGACGAAGATCCGATTCTCAACAATGTACATACCTATCAGTGCGAAATCCCTGCTGAGATGGATCACGTCCTCAACAACATGGAGAATCTGGTGATCAAGCCCGTGGATCAAAGTGGCGGTTATGGTATTTTCATCGGGAGTGGTGCCAGCAAGGCCGAAATCGAAGAGATGAAACAAAAGATTAAAAGCGACCCAAGAGAGTATGTAGCGCAACCGATCATGAATCTATCGACACATTCGACCTTCATCGAGGAGTCCAATTGTTTCGAACCGAGACACGTCGATTTGAGAGCTTTCACCCTATTGGGGCATGATTACCAATACATCCTCAAGGGAGGTCTGACACGAGTCGCACTCAAGAAGGATAGCTTGATCGTGAACTCCTCGCAAGGTGGAGGGTCCAAGGATACATGGGTAGCGGATGTTGAATAA